TCATCGGCGCCGGGGTGATCGTCGCGATGGTCACTGGCGCGGCCGCGGGATGCGCACCGGGACAGGCGCCCGCGCCCAGGCAGCCAGATGGTGCGGCGCCCGTCGCCGGCTCGCTTCAGGGTGAGGCACCGGCTCAGAGGTCATCGGGCTCGTCGAGCGCGTCGACGGCGGACCCGTACGGGCTGGGCCAGGTGACACCGCGGCTGCGCGCGCTCGTGGAGGTCCTCGCGCCACAGTTCGCCATCACCACCGTGGGCGGGTACCGGGCCAGCGCCCGCGACCCCGAGGGGCACCCGGCGGGTCTCGCCGCTGACTTCATGGTCCCGGTGACTGCGGCGGGCCGCGCGCAAGGCGAGGCGCTCGCCGCCTACGCGATTCAGAACGCGGCCGGTCTCGGCATCGACTACATCATCTGGCACCAGCGGATCTGGTCGGTCGAACGAGCCCCCGAGGGCTGGCGACCCATGGCGGACCGAGGTAGCGACACCGAGAACCACGTCGACCACGTCCACATCAACGTGATCCCCGACGGCACCCCGGTCACCGGCCCCGAAGTCGAGGCGGCCGCGGTCTGTGCCGGCCAGACGGTCGCCGGCGGCGGCGGCGGCGACGCCGTGGTGTATCCGGTGCCGGCCGACCTGGCCGACACCGACCGCCGCAACTGGGGTTCCGCAGGTCGCAGCTGGAGCAGCTGGCACACCGGCACCGACTTCAGCGTGCCCTGTGGCACCCCGGTCCTCGCCGCCCACGCAGGGACCGTGGAGATCGACACCACCCAGCGGTGGTCGGGGCCGTGGCTGGTCAAGGTCAGCACGGGACCTACCAACCTGACCACCTGGTACGCCCACATGCAGAAGCTCACGGTCGTAGACGGCCAGCCGGTGCGGGCCGGCCAACAGATCGGTGAAGTCGGAGCCGAGGGCAACGTGAGCGGACCTACCGGGTGTCACCTCCACTTCGAGGTGCACGAGAAGAACGGACCCATCTACGGACCCGACAACGTCAACCCCTCCACCTGGCTGGCCGAGAACGTCGGCAAGAGCCTGGGCGGCGGGCCGGGGTCGTTCGTGATCGCCACCTTCAACGCCCTGGGGCACTCCCACACCGTGCCCGGCGGAGACCGGCCCGGCTGGGCAGACAGCGCCACCCGCACCAAGTGGCTCGCCCAGCTCCTGGCCACCCAAGCACCCGACGTGGTGGGGCTGCAGGAGTTCCAAGCACCCCAAGCGACCGTGCTGCGCCAGCTGGCCGGAGACACCTGGGACAGCGCCGGGGTCGAAGACAACGTCGTGATCTGGCGACGTACGGCGTTCGAGCTGCACTCCAAGGGCACCGTGGCCATCCCCTACTTCGGCGGGCAGATCCGCCAGATGCCCATCGTGCGCCTCAAGCACCGGTCCAGCGGACGCCTCATCTCGGTGATCAACCTCCACAACCCCGCCGACGCCCGCGGCCCAACCGCGAAGTGGCGGGCGCAGGCCATCGCTCGCGAGCGCGACGCCGTCGCCCGCGAACGCGGCGCCGGCTTCGCCACCTTCCTCGTCGGTGACCTCAACGACCGCGAACAGGCGTTCTGCCCCGCCACCGCCGGCGGTCTGCTGACCAGTTCCGCCGGCGGCTCGAACGGCGCCGGCGGATGCCAACCACCACCGGACATGCAGATCGACTGGATCTTCGGCACGGGAACCAGCTTCAGCAACCACCAGGTCGACAACACCCCACGCGGCCGCATCAGCGACCACCCCTACATCGAAGCCACCACCACCCCCAACTGACAGGCCGGCCCGACCCTGACGGTCAGGCAAAGCCCCACCAAGCCGTGAGGGCCACCTGCTGAGTGATCGCTGGGCCGCCACCGTGGCCATAGGAGGGAAAAGGAGACGATGCAAAATGCAGCGTGAACGGCGAAGTGATCCACACCCTTGGTCCTGGGAGCTCCCCGTCGGGATCTGCGCGGTCCTCGCGCTGGTCGTGCTCGTGGGCCTTCAACTCGGGCGCAGCCTGGCCAACCTCATCGCCGGGGCCGGCTGGACCTGGCCGGCACCCGACCAGGGCGCCACAGCCCCCTCCCCGATCGGTGCAGCGTTCTGGGCCAGCCTCCCCGGCATCCTCACCGGTGACGCCGGCGCAGGACTCCCCGCCGCGGACCCCACGGCACTCGCAGGACCCGTGCTCCTCTGGCTGTGCATGGGTGCGTGTGAGCTCGCACTGATGACCACAGCCGCACTCACCCTCGGGTACGGCTGGCGACGCTACGGACCCAATCGGGTACGCGGAGTGGCCAGCCGTACAGAGGCCGAGTCGCTCCTGGGTGTCAGCCGGCTGCGCAGAGTCGCGCCCCTCGTCCGCCCAGACCTTCACGGGAAGCGGGCACGCCCGGCCGACAGGCCCGAGCCCCCTCCCCGTCACGAAGCCGGGGTCGTGGTCGCGGCCCACGACGGCGCGGCGGCAACCAGCCCATGGCTGGCGCGACGCCCTGGACGCGGAGAGGCCAGAGACCGATGAGGGGCAAGTTCGACCCGCAGGCGGTGGGATGGCGCATCGGTGACGCCCACGAGCCACGCGGAGGACAGCTGTGGGTGCCGTGGGACCGCACGGCAGGCGTGATCGGACCGCAGGGCTCGGGCAAGACCCTCGACCTGCTCACCCCCGCCCTCCTGGGTGCACCTGGAGCGGCGCTGGTAACGCTCACCAAGGTCGAGGACCTGCTGCTGAGCCTCACCGAGAGGTCCCGCGACCACCGACCATGCGTGGTGCTCGACCCCTTCGGCCTGACCCAAGGTCTCGTCGACGAGCTGATCTGGGACCCGGTGGCAGGCTGCGTCGACCCCAAGATCGCCGAGCGGCGCGCCAAGGCCTTCACCGCCGGCACCGTCAAGGGTGCGATCAGCGGGGGCACCGGCGACGACGCGGCCCGGTTCTACGCCACCGAGTCCGCGAAGGTTCTGCAGGGCTACTTCCACGCCGCTGCACTCACCGGCAAAACCCTCGAGGACGTCCTGCAGTGGGTCGCCAATCCGGCCGCCGCCAGCCAACCCATGGAGATCCTGCGCCGCCACCCCCACGCCGAGCCGTTCTGGCACGGCCTGCTGCACGGGGCACTCAACGGTGATGACCGCACCGCGGGCAACACGGCCACCACCGTCCAGCAGGCGGTGAGCCTGTTCTTCCAAGCCGACATCCGCCGCCGCTGCATACCCAGCCACGGCCGACCCGCCACCGACCTGGCCGACGTCATCCGCCGCCGCGGCACCATCTACCTTCTCGGCCGCGAGGACCCCTACGCGAGCGCGAGCCCGCTGATGACCGCCGTGGCCGAGCACGTCCTGGACACAGGCCTCGTCCTGGCCAACAACTCCCCGTGGGGCGGCCGACTGTGCCCACCGCTGCTCTCAGTGCTCGACGAGTTGCCCTCCACAGCGCCGCTTCCGACGCTGCGCACCCGGATGGCCAACGAGCGGGCCATGGGGCTGTCCTTCATCTGGGCCGCTCAGACACGCCCTCAGCTGACCAGCATCTTCGGTGAGCACGAGGCGCGCGCGCTCCTGGGTCTGACCAACGAGCTCATCATGTTCGGCGGCTCCAAGGACGTCGCGTTCAACCAGGAGATCTCCGACCTGCTCGGCACCGTCCGCGTCCGTCGCGTCACCCACTCCTCGGGCGGGTTCAGCGGCGGCGGCCGCAGCGTGTCCGGTGACGACATCCCCATCCTCCGGCCGGAGGAAGTGCGCCAACTACCCGAGCGGCAGGCCTTGGTGATCGCCGAGAACGGCAAGCCGATCATCGCCAAGCTTCACCGCTGCGTGGAGGGTAAGGCCGGCGCACGCCTGCTCGCCGACCAGCGAGCCTTGCAGGAGAGGCTCACCACGGACCGTCCCATGGTGATCACGCCCGAGGCGCGGGCCACCGCCGCGCTCGCCGAGGCTCGCCGGCTTGGCTTTGTCGACGACGACAGGAGCGAGCAGTGACCACCGACCCGCAGACTCGCCGGGCCACCCCGAATCCGATGCTCCACCCGTTCCCCGTCCCCGGCGAGCTGGTCCGCCTGGCCTACCGCGAAATCCACCTCGCCATCAACGGCACTGAGGAGGAGAAGAACGTGCTGGGCAACCCGGCCTTGCTGCCCCGGCCCTGGGAGCCGGCCACCTGCGTGGACCCCTGCCTGCGGTACGACCTTTGGGAGTGGCTCGAGGAGGTCGTGATCTGGCTCAACCGCGAGTACACGTGGGACGTCGCCGGACTCATCCCGACCTGCTGGCCGCTGCACCCCCACGTCACGCACGAGCTCGCCGTCCTGGCAGACCAGCGCCGGCGCGCCGGGATGGCCTTGACCAGCGACGCGCTCGAGGAGTGGCACCGCTACTGCCTGCCCGCGTTCGCCGACCGGCTGCGCAACCGGCTGCGCGCCCACTGCGACGACGAGCACAAGCGCTGGCCAGGCCTACCGCGCCACAACGAGCACACCTCCGACACCACCACCCAGCGCCGCGAGGACGCCTACGCCCAGGACGTCGACGCGCTCCCGGCCAGCCGGGGAACCTGCGAAACGCAGGGGGTCCCCGGTCCGCCCCGCCTCGGCCTGGTCGACCTGGACACCGGCGAGGTCCACAAGGACGTCTCGCTCGACAGCGCGCCCCGCACCACCCGGACCGAGAAGGGACCTCGGGACTGATGCGGATGAACGAGCGCACCGCGGCCATCGGACGCGCCCAGCGCGCACTCCAGGCCCTCGCCGAGCACCCGCGCTCTTGCAAGCAGGAGCTCGGGCAAGCTCGTGAGCACCTCAACGCCTGCTACGCAGCCGGTGACGGGAGCCGGGTCTGGGACTCGGTCATCAAGGCGGAAACCATGGCCGCCCGCCGCTACGGCGTCCCGAGTGTCGCCGAGCTCCGAGGCGCACGAGGTGCCGCGGGTGCTGTTGCCGACCTCGATGCCGGACCGACTCAGGCGCAGGGCCCGACGTTCTCTCGTTACGGGAACGTCGACCGGGACGCCGCGAAGACCGACCCAGGAGAGAGAGCTCATGGAGACTGAGTCCACGCGGCGACAGACCGGGAGCGTGCCCACGACCAAGATGTGGGCCATGCTGGCGGCGCACTCGGTGGCGAACGCGGCACCGACTGTGCTCGTGCGGCCGGTGATGACCCGGTCGTCATCAGTGACATCGCCGGCTGCGACCAGAGCGGCGAGTTCGACCAGCGTCGCGATCTTCGGTGGCGGGACCAGATGGCGGCGGCGGAACCGGCCGATCTCGCCTTCCACACCACCCTTCTCGTGTGCGCCCTGTTTGCCGGGAATGCAGAAGAACGAGTCGAACCCGTAGTGGGACCGCAACGCGATGAACCGCTCGGACTCCTCGCGGTCCCTGCCCTTCAGCACTCGGGTCACCGCGGGCTTGAGGTTGTCGTAGCGGATCCGGCCCGGCACGCCACCGAAGTGCTCGAACGCCGCCGTGTGTCCTTCGAGGAATGCTTCTTGGGCCTGGTTGCCGTAGGCAACGTGGAACGCCTTCCCGCTACAGGACAGGCGCATCACGAACATCCACACCTTCACCACGACCCCGTCCAGCACGATCTGGAACTCACCGAAGTCGACCTCGGCCTCAGCGCCGGGCGGATGCTCCTGGGCGACGAACACCTCCTGATCCACGATCCCCAGCTCGACCCTGCGTAGGCCCACGTAGCGCGAGACGGTCACCTCCGACACGCTCGCGCCGTGCTCGGCCACGAGCCGCTGCCAGACACGTCGAGCGGTGTGCCGCTGCTTCCTATGGACCGCCTGGTCGCCGATCAGCCACCCGTCGATGACCTCCCGCCACGGATCGATCGCCGGCCGTGCCCGCGCCGGGTACGTCTGTCGCGGTGGCGGCACCGATGACGCGAGCGCTTGGCGCACCGTGCGGCGGTGCACCCCGTGTCGATCCGCGAGTTCGCGGATCGACATCTCCTCTAGCCGCCGATCACGACGGATCTGCTCGAACAACTCCACTCGTGATCCCACCTGAAGACCTCCACGACGACGACATCGACATGAAGATCCGAACCGGGGTGGGGCCAACATTCGCGACGACACGCCATCCCACCCAGCCAGCGGCACCACTACCCAGGGCCGGGGCCAACATTCGTGACGATCAGGCACTCAACCGGGGCCAGAGAAGGTGACCACACCTATATGGCCGCGTGATCAGCTCCAGGTAGTGCCCGGACGGGTCGAGCAGGTACACGCCTCGCCCTTCATGTTCGGTGTTCGTCTCTCCGAGTCGCGTCCGCCGTGGGTCGGCCCAGTGGTCTCGACCTTGATCGGCGATCTTCGCGTACGCACGATCGAAGTGCTGATCGTCGAGCAGACAACCGGCAAACGATTAAGGCCACGCCGTCCCGCTCACGGCTCCTCTTCTACGACGGCAGGCACGCACGCCCGCGGAACCCGCCCGCATACCCTGGCCGGTCGGCGCTCGCCCTCACGGCTGCCACGGCCATCGGGCCGCTCCTCGGGTTCGCGCCCCGACTCGTCCTGTCCGCCGTCGGCGGTTAGCCGCGCACGTGCAGCCCAAAACCTGTGCGGCTCGCGGGCTCCAGTCCCTCTTTCAGGTGCAGCGAGGGGATCTCGTAGTCACCGAAGTTCTGCCGCCGGAACGCGATGGGCTCGGTCGACTCCAGGGTAAGCAGGCGCTGCTCCCAGGCCTTGGCGACGTCCGGGTACCCCTCGCCGGTCATCCGGTCGGTGCCGTACAGCACGAACGGCGGCAGCACCTCGATGCCCGGGTAGTAGAGAATGCCGTGGTGAATCGGGAACAGCAGATCGTCGATGTGGCCGTTGATCCCGCGAGCGGCGTAATGCGACTCTGGGCCGCCGGCGGTCACCGACAGTAGGGCCTTCCTGCCCGCGAGGGTGCCTTCGCCGAAGCGCTCGCCGTACTTGGTGTCGCTGTGCTCGCCGACGCCGTACGCGAAATGGTAGGTGAACACCCGGTCCACCCACCCTTTGAGGATCGCGGGCATCGTGTACCACCACAGCGGGAACTGGAGGATGATCGTGTCGGCCCACAGCAGTTTCTCCTGCTCGGCGGAGACGTCCGGGGTGAGCGTCCCGGCGTCGAAGGCACGGCCCGAGTCCAGGGCGACCTTCAGCGGACTTGAGGCGTCGGGGCCGTAGTCCGCGGCGTCCACGACCGCCTTCCAGTTCATCGCGTACAGATCGCTCACCCGTACCTCGTGCCCGGCGGTCTCCAATGTGGACACCGCGAGGTCCTTCAGCGAGTTGTTGAGCGACTTCGGTTCCGGGTGGGCGTAGACGATCAGCGTCTTCATGGGAGCTCCTTTGAATCGGGTGCCTTCGATCCTGGGCGCTGCGGCGCCCGGCGTTCAGGGGCGCCGCTTCCATCGGACGGGACTTCCTAGGAACGGCAGGACCACCTTCACGGGCACCACCAAGGCCATACTGGATGCGTGGACGATCTTGCGGGCTTCCTGTCGACCCGGCGTTCCCGGGTCGACCCGGTCACCGTCGGCATCCCCATCGACAGCCGCCGCCGGGTCGAAGGGTTGCGCCGCGAAGAGGTCGCGCACCTGTCCGGAGTCAGCGTCGACTACTACGTACGCCTGGAGCAGGGCCGCGCAACCCAGCCGTCCGAGCAAGTCCTCGACGCGCTGGCCCGCGTCCTCGACCTCGACGAGACCGAGCGCGGGCACCTCTACCGGCTCGCCCGGCAGCGCCGCCGCCGCGCGAAAGCGCCGGGCGGGCGGGTCCGGCCGGAGCTTCTGCGCGTCCTGGACATGGTCGCCGACGCGCCCGCGCTGATCATGGACCACCGGCTGGACGTGCTCGCCGGGAACCGCCTCGCCGGGCTCCTCTTCGGCCGGCCGATGCCGGGCCTGAATACCGCCCGGCACATCTTCCTTGAGGAGACCGAGCGCGGCCTCTACACGGATTGGGACAACTGCACCCTCGACGTGGTCGGGCACCTGCGCCTATCCGCCGGTAAATACCCCGAGGACACCGGCCTGGCCTCGCTCATCGGCGAGCTGGCGATGGGCAGCGAGCGCTTCCGCCGCCTCTGGGCCCGCGCGGATGTACGTGCCCGCACACATGGACGCAAGGCGTACCGGCACCCGCTGGTCGGACTGCTGGAACTGCACCAGGAGAACTTCGCACTACCGGACGAATCAGGCATGGAGCTGCTGGTGCTGTCCGCGGCCCCCGGCAGCCCCGCCGACGACGGGCTGCGCCTGCTCGCGGGCCTGGGCGCGGACAGCCGTAACGCGCACCCCACAGTGAGCGCCCAGGTCCGCGAGTAGCTCAACGACGCACACTCACCTCCGGGAACGTCTCAACACTGACGGCTTCCGGTCCCAGGCCCACTTTGCGGCCGCGACAAGCTTCTTACCGACACCCAAGTGGGTGAATAAGCTGGCGCTCGACGATGACTAGAACTCAAGCGTCGCTCCGGGGCCAGTTCAACCCGTCACAGTCAAGGTGAGCCCCATGAGCGCCTGAGCAACTGTCACCAGCCAGTTGTTCGGGCAATGCCCCCGACCCCGGGCTCCGGGATTGGCGAGGTCTCGGGTTGACTGATGTTCGCAGCGATGACCGACAGGCACCGGGAGCCGCTGTGAGGGCCAATCTCGCCATCACCGATGGGCGATGCGGCGATCTCATAGTCCAAGGAGGTCGGTGTGGAGAAGTCGTCGTCAGGACAGGCTCGCACGACCGGCTGGCTGGTGCGGCGCACCCTCGTCGGAGTACTGCTTTTCGGTGCTCTGGTACAGGTCGTCCTCATCATCTACTACCTCGGTGCGGCGCACAGCCCGAGGCCGCACCACCTTCCCGTCGGGTACATCTCGACCGACGCCATGGCTTCAGAGGTCGAGGCTCAGATTGAGGAGGGGGGCAGTTTCGCTGCCCGTCGATTCACCGACGAACCCGCCCTCACCGCCGCGGTCCGGGCCAAGGACATCTACGGAGGAGTAGACCTCACCAGTGAGCAGCCCGAGCTGTACCTCGCTTCGGCCGCAGGCACGAGTGCGGCGACCGCGATCCGCAACACCTTCACAGAGGTCGTCGAGCGACGGCGCGCCGACCAGGTCCAGCGGCTCGTCGCGGCGGGGCGACCTGTGCCCGCGGACACCGTCGAGCAACTGACCGAGCCGCCGTCGGTCACCGATCTGGTGCCGCTGCCCGATGCCGACCGCGGAGGCACCTCATTGGGCCTGCTCGTCCAGGTTCTCGCCATCGGCGCCACCATTGCCTCCATCGAGCTGGGGAAGCTTGGCGTGCACACGACGCGCTCGGCCCGCCGCGGGTTCGTGCACGCCGCCGTTCTCGTCTTGTACGGCATCGTCTCCGCCGCGGCGGTCGCCGTGGGGGCCAGCCTTTTCGGCGTCATTCCCTCCGGCGAGGTGCTTTCCCTGTTCGCCTCGTTCGCCTTGCTCTCACTTGCCCTCAGCTGCTCGGTCGCTGCAGCCGTCGCGCTCCTTGGACCTGGGGGAGCGATGCTCGGAACGCTGTACTTCCTCGTGGGGATCGTCATCTCGGGTTCCTCGGTCGTCCCTGAGTTCCTCCCGTCCTGGGCTCGCGTCTTGGGACAAGCCCTACCACCCGGGTCAGGTGCCAGTTTGATCCGCGAGCGTCTCTACTTCCCCGACGCCTCCGTTGCGGGCCCGGCTTCGGTACTCGCCGGCTACGCCGTGGTCGGGCTTGTCGTCGTCCTCATCACCAACGCCCTGCCCAGCACGAAGGTTCGTGCCGCGCCATGATCAGCGACGAGGTCGCGCAGCAGTCGACGTGAGCTTGAGGGCGTCGAGGAAGACACCCGGCCGCTGCCGTCTCAACAAACTCCCGTCGCATCGCTGCCGAGCGCAGCGACCGGACATCATGCCCAGGTTCCGGGGTCGCGCCGTCGCATCGTCATCCGCGCAGCCATGTGCTCCAAGCCAGTCACCCCCGAGGGACAGACCGCGGCGGAGCTGCGTGCCAGGCCGCCCCCGCTGATGACGGCGAACGTGCAGCGCCGACTCCGCAAGGTTCTGGGCGACGCGGGCATCGCCGGTGACCACCCGCACATGTTCCGGCGCACGGTGGCGACGGTGATCAACGATCAGGCCAGCGTGAACCGTGCGGCCGAACTGCTCGGCCACATCGATCCCAAGGTGACCATCGAGCACTACAGAGGCGGCGCCGCGGCTCGAGGATGACGGGGGAGAACGAGCCCTTGCGGAGCTTGGGGATGCGCAGGCCGACATCGCCGGACTGGGTGGTGACCAGCCGCGGACGCGACCCGTTGCCCTCGGTCGTTCGCGTGTCGGGGCTCCAACGCAGCCTCGTCGCTGTGACTCCCTGAGATGAGCGGTGGGGCCCCTGCGGCCGCTCCCGCCCTCACCTCACGCGGACCGCCGCCGATCAAGCACATCGGGCTGCTGCCACCCGCGGACGGAAGGGATTGATTGATGACCGGCTCACGCCGGCCCGGACACCAGCTGACGCGCCAAGTCCAGAACTGACGTGGCTTCGAGGTCGGGCCGGCCGAAATAGGCCGGGTAGCGGGCCCCCGACCGGTTGATCCACGCCGTACTGAGGCCAGCGCTGCGCGCTCCTTCGATGTCCCAGGGGTGTACCGCGACCAGCATGGCCTCGCCCGGCTCGTCGAGGTCACAGCAGCTCAGAGCGTAGTGGTAGGCCTCCCGGTCCGGCTTCCACCGGGGTGCGTCCGCAACCGTGAGCAGTTGCTCGAAACGGTCGCGCAACCCGGCTGCGGCGAAGAGTGCCTCCGCCACTGCGGTTCCGCCGTTGCTGAGCGTCACGAGCCGTCGGCCCTGCTCGGCCAGGGCAGTGACTCCGTCCACAACGTCATCGTGGACACCGAGGCCGCTGAGGCTGTCGACGAGATGGCGGACGGTGTGCTACAGCGCTTCCTCGGGGACGTGGCCGGCCAGGAAGACCTCGAGTGATCCGCGTGCCAGCGAGGCGAAGGACGGGTTTGCGCCCGTGACGGTCAAGGCGAAGCCGTCGCGTAACAAGGTCGCGAACCAGGCGGCTGCTTCGCGTGCGTCAAGTCCGATCTCCTCGAAGCGTTGCTGGAGCGGGGACATGTCGGAGAGCGTCTCGTTGACGTCGAAGATGATCAGTGCGGGCTGCGAGATGGACATGACACTCCTCAAGCGTGGTCGTGGGTCAGAGGGCTCCGACGCACACCTGGACATGGCCACCACGCAGGCTCCATGAATGCACGTCAGCGGCTGTCGTGTCGAGCACCGTCCACGGTCGCGCGTTGATGTTGGCACCGTCCATCCGAAAGGAAAGACGGACCCGACGCCACGCGCCTCCCAGGCACCCATCAGCGACAGCGAACAGGTGAAGAGCACTGCGTCAACAGGCAGGGCAGGCCCATGAGAGCCGGGCACGGCGAGTGGGCCGAGCTGCTCGGCTTCCGCCTCGACGAGGACGACCGACGGCCTCGAGAAAGGAGCAGGAAGTCGGTCCGGTCCCGCAGCCGACGTTTGCTTCAGAGGTCGGGTCACCAGGCGCGAGGATGTGCTTGTCGATTGGGGACATCATCGCGGTTGGACCACAGCACGGCGGGCCAGGCAACCCCGTGGGTCGGGGCGCTCCGAGCTTGGTCGCCCATCCCTCAGCAGGGGTAGGAGAGGCGACCTTGAGCGCGAGGCCAGGCGTGTCCAAGGTTGAGCGTGGTTGGGGCGTGATGCTCGGGGC
This is a stretch of genomic DNA from Nocardioides sp. InS609-2. It encodes these proteins:
- a CDS encoding ABC transporter permease, whose protein sequence is MEKSSSGQARTTGWLVRRTLVGVLLFGALVQVVLIIYYLGAAHSPRPHHLPVGYISTDAMASEVEAQIEEGGSFAARRFTDEPALTAAVRAKDIYGGVDLTSEQPELYLASAAGTSAATAIRNTFTEVVERRRADQVQRLVAAGRPVPADTVEQLTEPPSVTDLVPLPDADRGGTSLGLLVQVLAIGATIASIELGKLGVHTTRSARRGFVHAAVLVLYGIVSAAAVAVGASLFGVIPSGEVLSLFASFALLSLALSCSVAAAVALLGPGGAMLGTLYFLVGIVISGSSVVPEFLPSWARVLGQALPPGSGASLIRERLYFPDASVAGPASVLAGYAVVGLVVVLITNALPSTKVRAAP
- a CDS encoding peptidoglycan DD-metalloendopeptidase family protein, yielding MQKLLAVVLVLAVFVLAPVIGAGVIVAMVTGAAAGCAPGQAPAPRQPDGAAPVAGSLQGEAPAQRSSGSSSASTADPYGLGQVTPRLRALVEVLAPQFAITTVGGYRASARDPEGHPAGLAADFMVPVTAAGRAQGEALAAYAIQNAAGLGIDYIIWHQRIWSVERAPEGWRPMADRGSDTENHVDHVHINVIPDGTPVTGPEVEAAAVCAGQTVAGGGGGDAVVYPVPADLADTDRRNWGSAGRSWSSWHTGTDFSVPCGTPVLAAHAGTVEIDTTQRWSGPWLVKVSTGPTNLTTWYAHMQKLTVVDGQPVRAGQQIGEVGAEGNVSGPTGCHLHFEVHEKNGPIYGPDNVNPSTWLAENVGKSLGGGPGSFVIATFNALGHSHTVPGGDRPGWADSATRTKWLAQLLATQAPDVVGLQEFQAPQATVLRQLAGDTWDSAGVEDNVVIWRRTAFELHSKGTVAIPYFGGQIRQMPIVRLKHRSSGRLISVINLHNPADARGPTAKWRAQAIARERDAVARERGAGFATFLVGDLNDREQAFCPATAGGLLTSSAGGSNGAGGCQPPPDMQIDWIFGTGTSFSNHQVDNTPRGRISDHPYIEATTTPN
- a CDS encoding helix-turn-helix transcriptional regulator, which encodes MDDLAGFLSTRRSRVDPVTVGIPIDSRRRVEGLRREEVAHLSGVSVDYYVRLEQGRATQPSEQVLDALARVLDLDETERGHLYRLARQRRRRAKAPGGRVRPELLRVLDMVADAPALIMDHRLDVLAGNRLAGLLFGRPMPGLNTARHIFLEETERGLYTDWDNCTLDVVGHLRLSAGKYPEDTGLASLIGELAMGSERFRRLWARADVRARTHGRKAYRHPLVGLLELHQENFALPDESGMELLVLSAAPGSPADDGLRLLAGLGADSRNAHPTVSAQVRE
- a CDS encoding TraM recognition domain-containing protein, whose protein sequence is MRGKFDPQAVGWRIGDAHEPRGGQLWVPWDRTAGVIGPQGSGKTLDLLTPALLGAPGAALVTLTKVEDLLLSLTERSRDHRPCVVLDPFGLTQGLVDELIWDPVAGCVDPKIAERRAKAFTAGTVKGAISGGTGDDAARFYATESAKVLQGYFHAAALTGKTLEDVLQWVANPAAASQPMEILRRHPHAEPFWHGLLHGALNGDDRTAGNTATTVQQAVSLFFQADIRRRCIPSHGRPATDLADVIRRRGTIYLLGREDPYASASPLMTAVAEHVLDTGLVLANNSPWGGRLCPPLLSVLDELPSTAPLPTLRTRMANERAMGLSFIWAAQTRPQLTSIFGEHEARALLGLTNELIMFGGSKDVAFNQEISDLLGTVRVRRVTHSSGGFSGGGRSVSGDDIPILRPEEVRQLPERQALVIAENGKPIIAKLHRCVEGKAGARLLADQRALQERLTTDRPMVITPEARATAALAEARRLGFVDDDRSEQ
- a CDS encoding NAD(P)H-dependent oxidoreductase, with product MKTLIVYAHPEPKSLNNSLKDLAVSTLETAGHEVRVSDLYAMNWKAVVDAADYGPDASSPLKVALDSGRAFDAGTLTPDVSAEQEKLLWADTIILQFPLWWYTMPAILKGWVDRVFTYHFAYGVGEHSDTKYGERFGEGTLAGRKALLSVTAGGPESHYAARGINGHIDDLLFPIHHGILYYPGIEVLPPFVLYGTDRMTGEGYPDVAKAWEQRLLTLESTEPIAFRRQNFGDYEIPSLHLKEGLEPASRTGFGLHVRG
- a CDS encoding tyrosine-type recombinase/integrase, translating into MTANVQRRLRKVLGDAGIAGDHPHMFRRTVATVINDQASVNRAAELLGHIDPKVTIEHYRGGAAARG